GTCGCAACCTTAAACATCGCCGTCAGCTCCTCCGGCTCGTAGATCGGGCGGATGGTATCGACGTAGCTGGGCCAGTCGCCCTTTTCCAGCAGCTTCTCGCGGCCATGACGCTTGAAGAGCTGGAGCACCGTCACGACCTTGTCGTAGACGGTACGCGCTCCCAATCCCTGCTCGTAGCAGTACGTCATAAAGTCGATGGCGTCTTGCCGCGTCGCATCCTCGGCGTACTTTCTTTTGTACGAAGCCCGCAGGAGAACGTCGAGGGTGTAGCGGTAGGTAAGAAAGGTCCGCTTCTTCCGCTGCATCTTGACGTACTTCAGATAGTTGTCAATGGCGTCTCCGATAGGCGTCTTTGCCTCGGCAACAGGGGAGGGCTCCGGCGAGGCGATCAATCCTGCCCGGATGGCGCGAAGCTCGACCGACTTGTGGCGGGCGCACTCGATGGCATCTTCGCGCGTCGTCGCCTCGCGGAGTCGGCGTCCCGATACCCACCACTCGATGTAGTAGGAGCCTTCGATGTGTACTTCGACCTGGCCGTTGACGCGCACCTTGTCCTTGAGCCGTCCATTGGCTTCAGTGACGACGGGAGCAAAACGCCAGGCGTTATCGACTTTAATTTTCTTGATGAGGTTAACGCGATCCGCATATTCGGGAGCGTTGCGATGGGGGTTGCGGGGCATCAGAGCAGGCATTGGAATCTCCTCCTCGTAAGGCCATTAGCCTATCAGAGCAGACACCAAAACAGACACCAAGAAGGTAAGTACTTTATTTTCTTAGTGACTGTTAGAAGGCAGCGCTCTAACCAACTGAGCTACGTCCCCAAGATTTTCAAAACTCATCATCTATGTCACATAAAATCAAGCGTTTCGCAGATTTTGACGACTTCACTTGGTTCTATCTTATCGCGGTATTGAGTTCAACTTCGGTTCGATCTGGACACCGAGGGACCAACCCAACGACATTATTGAGTTTAGCAGAAGAAGGAGGCTTGCTGTCCACATCCGGTCTGAAGGATTTTGTTTCCGCCAAATTTTGTAGATCTACTCTATCGGTAGAACACATTCGATGATTCGATCAAAACCCGGCTGCCTTACAGAACTATTACGCGTTCCAACAATCCACGCAGGCGCCAATTCTCGTCGAACAGAACGAGGCCAATTACATGCTGCACAATCTTGGGCACGACCGTACGTTTAAGCAGCCTGTGGTCTGGGTCACTACATTTTTCATCGTCGCATTCCATATCGGCGCCGTCGCTGCCCTGTTCTTCTTTACCTGGAAAGCTTTCGCGGTCTCCATGTTTCTCTGGTGGATTGCGGGAGGCGTAGGAGTCGGCATGGGGTACCACCGTCTTCTCACGCATCGCGGCTATAAAACACCGAAGTGGATGGAGTATCTCCTCACCGTGTGTGGCACGCTAGCTTTGGAAGGCGGACCCATTTTCTGGGTAGCCATTCATCGCATGCATCATCAGAACACCGATAAGCCAGGAGATCCGCACTCTCCACAAGATGGCGGACTTTGGGCGCACATTGGTTGGCTACTCACGGGCCAGACGATGCACAATGATTCGGCCGAATTGTCGCCCTTCGTTCCCGAGCTTCGCAAGGACAGATTTCATGTCTGGATTAGCCGTTGGCATTGGGTGCCGATGACAATTCTCGGTGGGGTCCTTCTTGCCGTTGGAGGCTGGCCATTTCTTCTATGGGGTATTTTCTTCCGCACTGTTCTGGGACTTCACTCGACCTGGCTCGTGAACTCGGCCACCCACATGTGGGGATCGCGTCGTTATCCGACCAGCGATACCTCTCGCAATAGCTTCTGGGTAGCTTTGCTGACGTTCGGAGAAGGATGGCACAACAATCACCATGCTCATCCGCAGTCCTCTCGTCATGGTCTTGCGTGGTACGAGTTCGATCCCAACTGGTATGGCATCTCAGCGCTGCGCTTCCTCGGACTTGCCTGGGAAGTGAAGGCCAGAAAAATTGAGCGCGTGACAGCCGTTGTTCTTGAACCCGTGGCGGCCATCGCTAAGGTTTAGCGCTTGTCCGGCTGGCCTCACAGTCATGTCATGTGCTTAGGATGGATGGAGCGGAAGTTCAATGACAACGGTGAGACCTGTACCGAGGACAGACAGCGCCTTCACCGTTCCTCCATTGGACAGTACTGCCTGTCGTGTGATGGCAAGACCCAGGCCTGAGCCGTTCAACGCGGGATCTGTTCCTGAGGGAGACAGAGTCACGAACGGTTCAAAGATGGACTCTTCCGTTCCAAGAGGAATACCAGGACCATCGTCTTGAATATGGATAACGCCGGCCGAACCATCGGGCTTCGGGTAACAATCGATCTGAACTTCTCCGTTGGCTCGCGCAAAGCGCAGACCGTTACGCAAGACGTTATCGAGCGCACGGAGCAAGAGGTCTGGATAGCCGGCGACATGGAAGGAGTCGGCCCGGAGCGAGATCACCGACTTTCCGATCTGCTTTGCTTCAAACTCCGCATTGTCTTTCGCCTCCTCCACTAGAGCTAAAACGTCGAAGACCGCGGGGTTTCGGTCCAGCTCATTACCGCTTTCCAGGCGAGCGAGGAGCAGCAACTCCTGCACAAGGCCGTTGAGCCGGTTGGCTTCCTGCTCAATACGATTGAGCTCTGGGACAAGCGAGACCCCGGCCTTACGTTTTGCGAGGGCAAGAGCGATGTTCAGCCGCGTAAGTGGAGACCCGAGTTCGTGCGATGCATGGGCGAGAAAAGATCTTTGGCGCGTCACCAGAATCTCAATGCGGGACGCCATCTGATTGAAGCCCCGTCCCAGATCTCCCAGTTCATCTCTACGCTTTGCTAAGCGCCCCGCCACTCGCACTTTGAGATCGCCTGAGCCGAATTGATCGGCAACCTCACTCAGTCGCGTAATCGGTCGAACAAAGTATGCAGCGAGCAGAAACGAAATCAGACCCGAAAGAAAAATGGGACGAGACAATCGGCGAAAAGACCATATCGCAAAGCGGCCGTGCCGCAGTGGCACAGTAGCCAGGAACATGGAAGAATTCGCGGCGGCAGGATTGGATCGCAACGCAATCACTGTCCGATCCGGAAGTCCGAGGAACGCCGTTTCGTTTCGCCCCTGAGCCTTCTGTACAAGTGCTATCTCTTCCCTGGTGAGCGCTCTCCCCTGGACATCCGTAGCCGGAGCAGGCCCTGCAGGAAGGAGTCTTCCTTCAAAGCAATCAGAAGCTGGCTTCTGAACTTTCGTTCCGTGCGCATGTTCTTCCGCAGCTTTTTTAGCGCATTCTTCCAGCTTCGAAAAAGGTAGTGACCTCAGATTCTCTATGGCATTTGGTAGCGTGACCGACGGCACGAAGTAGACCAAGGCCACACCGGTGAAGATCACCAACCAGAATGTCGCCAGGATACGAAAAAAGATTCTCAAGATAGTGCCGATCCGCCATCACAAAGCACATAACTATATCCAACGTTGCGGATGCTCTTGATGCGTTCCTTGCCCTCGGCATGCTCGCCGAGCTTCTTCCTAAGATTGTTGACCAGGTTATCGATGCTTCGGTCCAGACTGCCCGGTTCTCGACCGAAGATTCGTGGAATCAGTTCTTCGCGCGGCATAGGCTCTCCCGGCTGACTGAGCAACAACTTCAGAAGATGGAACTCCGCACCCGTGAGTTCCAGGACGATTCCCTTTCGCTTAACGGATCTCGCGACCTCATCTATTTCTAAGTCACCCACCACATACTTCGAGCACATCTCTTTGGGGGAAGACCTCCGAAGAATGGTTTTGATGCGTGCGACCAGTTCTTCAGGTTGGAACGGCTTGGCGAGATAGTCGTCTGCTCCGCCATCCAATCCGCGGACGCGGTCCATGGCGGCCCCACGTGTTGTGAGCATGAGAACCGGAACCGTCGAAAATTGTCGCAAACGTTGAAGTACATCAAATCCATCGATACCCGGCAGCATGACATCGAGAATGATCATCTGGAAAGAATGCTGCTTCGCGACGCGAATACCTTCTTCGCCGGATAGGGCGGAGAAGATCGAGAACCCTGCCTCGGCGCAGTACTCTGCGATCAGAGACGCAAGAGATTGATCATCATCAATGAGAAGAAGCGGGGAAAGCGGCGCGGAATTTGTGGAGTTGAGTCCTGTCACCCTTCTATTTTCGCTCTTTCAGACGCAACAAGGTTGTCGAGAACTGTCGAGGTCTGTATTTCTCTGTTGCTGATGGATGTATTGCCTCCCAAAAGTCCAGCTCCGCTGCGAAGAATGAAGCAAAAGAGCAGGTCTTCCCCGCTCTCAACATTTCTCTACAAATCAAAACGCATCGACAACCTCGCTGCGCCGTCTGATGGACAGCACACCTTCTTTGCGAAATATGCTTTTTCGACGGTATTACTCCTGGCCTCGAAGTCATTCGCCATTCGATCGACTGACGAGAGAATGCGATCGCCTAATCCGGAACATTGGTTTGGCCACATCC
This genomic stretch from Terriglobus saanensis SP1PR4 harbors:
- a CDS encoding tyrosine-type recombinase/integrase — translated: MPALMPRNPHRNAPEYADRVNLIKKIKVDNAWRFAPVVTEANGRLKDKVRVNGQVEVHIEGSYYIEWWVSGRRLREATTREDAIECARHKSVELRAIRAGLIASPEPSPVAEAKTPIGDAIDNYLKYVKMQRKKRTFLTYRYTLDVLLRASYKRKYAEDATRQDAIDFMTYCYEQGLGARTVYDKVVTVLQLFKRHGREKLLEKGDWPSYVDTIRPIYEPEELTAMFKVATEDEADMLKFILGSGFRDQEIRYVEYLDLDSNHDLVRVTAKKEWDFTPKNWEERVVPLPHVLVERLKKRKERKNARPHDLIFGNTRSNPDSEMDMVVKRVAERAGLNCGRCVTEHGNKCEEGPYCMNFFLHKFRHTFATNHLRDGVDIRTVQSWLGHRDINSTMVYLKGIRSKDAAHKVNSGELATLVA
- a CDS encoding ATP-binding protein — encoded protein: MFLATVPLRHGRFAIWSFRRLSRPIFLSGLISFLLAAYFVRPITRLSEVADQFGSGDLKVRVAGRLAKRRDELGDLGRGFNQMASRIEILVTRQRSFLAHASHELGSPLTRLNIALALAKRKAGVSLVPELNRIEQEANRLNGLVQELLLLARLESGNELDRNPAVFDVLALVEEAKDNAEFEAKQIGKSVISLRADSFHVAGYPDLLLRALDNVLRNGLRFARANGEVQIDCYPKPDGSAGVIHIQDDGPGIPLGTEESIFEPFVTLSPSGTDPALNGSGLGLAITRQAVLSNGGTVKALSVLGTGLTVVIELPLHPS
- a CDS encoding response regulator transcription factor; translation: MTGLNSTNSAPLSPLLLIDDDQSLASLIAEYCAEAGFSIFSALSGEEGIRVAKQHSFQMIILDVMLPGIDGFDVLQRLRQFSTVPVLMLTTRGAAMDRVRGLDGGADDYLAKPFQPEELVARIKTILRRSSPKEMCSKYVVGDLEIDEVARSVKRKGIVLELTGAEFHLLKLLLSQPGEPMPREELIPRIFGREPGSLDRSIDNLVNNLRKKLGEHAEGKERIKSIRNVGYSYVLCDGGSALS
- a CDS encoding acyl-CoA desaturase, with product MLHNLGHDRTFKQPVVWVTTFFIVAFHIGAVAALFFFTWKAFAVSMFLWWIAGGVGVGMGYHRLLTHRGYKTPKWMEYLLTVCGTLALEGGPIFWVAIHRMHHQNTDKPGDPHSPQDGGLWAHIGWLLTGQTMHNDSAELSPFVPELRKDRFHVWISRWHWVPMTILGGVLLAVGGWPFLLWGIFFRTVLGLHSTWLVNSATHMWGSRRYPTSDTSRNSFWVALLTFGEGWHNNHHAHPQSSRHGLAWYEFDPNWYGISALRFLGLAWEVKARKIERVTAVVLEPVAAIAKV